Part of the Musa acuminata AAA Group cultivar baxijiao chromosome BXJ2-7, Cavendish_Baxijiao_AAA, whole genome shotgun sequence genome is shown below.
CGGCTGATGTCGCTCTAGGCCGACCCAATCCCTCTCGTGAGTCGTTGGATCATTTTCTTTGTTCCCACGACGGATTAGGGCTCCAACCGATTGGGCGTGCTTCCCCACCCTCCTCCCTCCGCGCATCCCTCCCACCATTTATCTGTCGTTCGGTCTCTAATTCATTCGGGAAAGCgccgtcttctctctctctctctctcttctgtaatCTTCTTTCCGCCGTTTGATATCGATCGAGGGAAGATGGGTCCAGGTCTCTACTCCGAGATCGGCAAGAAGGCCCGAGGTAGTTcgccttttctttttatttctctcCCATcatttttcgtttttttttttgacGGAAATCTTCGAATTTTTCTCCCAGATCTTCTTTACCGGGACTATCAGACGGATCACAAGTTCACCGTCACCACCTGCACCTCAAATGGAGTCGTGAGTGattgtcttcttttcttttcctcttttttttttttttttcctttttgtgtcCGATGCTAGTAGTGCGGTTGTGTCGTTGAAAAATGGATTTGACGTCGTTCGCTTCTGATTATCTTCTAAATTTCTTTTCCTCGGATCAGTGGATGGTCTATTTGCAGCTCGTCAGTTGTTTAGTTATGTGGTGGTGAGTCAATCTCGAACTCACGTAGACGGCTCTCTGGttttcgttttctttttcttttttcctttgtaaTCTTACAATCTATGACCGAAAGGATTTTGGGATGTTGTGCGACCGTAAGAGTGTGGATGGCTTATTTCCTTTTACCCATTTTTTTGGTTTGTCTAGTGGACTCCATTTAAGGGAGATTCTACTTGCGAGAAGTAAGAATACGACGCAGGAAAATGcacttggatttttttttcagTCTCTGTGCAAGTCCTAAGAGGATCTTTTTGAGGTCAGGAGTATCAGTAACTGTGTCTGCAACTGTATATCCATTGCTGCTGTGTGATGTTTGGTTAAGGTACTTACATCAGAGCACTGGAGCTCTTATCCTTGTTTTGATCGCATTAGACTCTAGGGTGGTACGTTCGACTCTTTCTCTAAAGTAAGGTGCTTAACAATCAACAGAAATTGTATTGCCCTCAACGTAGCTCGTCTGGGAAAAGATACATGTTAAGACTCCGGCTATTCTTGTAGTTATCTTATGTGGAACTGTGACCACTTTTCTGTTTGTGGAAGCGATGACTAGGTTTTTTTGGCAAAGTTACTAGAATGATCACATTTGGATCAGAATATAATTATAGTGATGAATTATAAGTCCTTTTTCGCATGACCGTTATTCTTTTCTGGATAGTTGGGACCTTATGGTTTGTTATTTTATCCTGATTGTTAGTGACTTATTCCGACCAAATGCCATATATGGATGTATTTTCTGATATTGGATGTGGAGTCAAAAAAGTATTGGAACATTTTGGAATTTAATTGGTCTGTTATATGGCTGGAACTGAAATCTCAAAGTGCAGAGATATTTTTAAGTGTAAGAACCCTCAGTGGCAATGTAGCAGCTTAAGccacatgttctttttttttttgtttagaatagcATGTATTGTGAATGCTAATGAGAGTTGACAGACTTAAACGTCTTATCGGATGCCAATGAGGCCTGTGAAAATGATGGTTTGATTTAGAAAGTCGCTGCTGAAGCAGAAGGAAAGGACACATAATATTGAATCATTAATGAAGAAGTATGAGGTGAAGAGCATGAGGGTGAGTGACCCAACATCTGATTTTCTATCTCTATTGGCATTATAGAAAGACACTTCACAAGATGGAGTGATGGACGAACTACAGTTATTCCAGTTTAGTCTCATGATCCAATGTCTGACCCTTTTTGAGGACAAGAGAATTGTGACTAAATGATCTAGTGGCAACCTTATGACTGAGTTAATTTTTCAGGTAACTAACCCAATATATACGTTGTTCTTGAGGTATATGCCTCTTAGGTAGACGTCTAGTGTTCTGTAGCATGATAAAACCCTATTGCTCCTGGACAGACTTTCTTTGGGTATGTGATTATGTTACCATGTTTTCTTTGTTGCTGGCTGGATATAGTATTTTCGTTTTTTGCTCTTTTGGTATTTTTAATTCAATTTTGTAGAGACTAGGCCTTGCAGTCATGATATTCTTCTGCTTATCCATGATTTCTCTGCTCATATAACGAATGTAGTTTAGTTTGTGGGTTTGTTGTCAACTTTACTAAATTTGATGCTTTCTTGTGTATTGCTACATCTATCATAAGTTGTTTCATGATTACCATCGCTTTCTTTTGGCACGTGACATGGAGTatgaacaatttttttatttggcTTTCTATATGATCTCATGAAGCAGGGTACAATAAATAATCGTCTTTGTTGGCATGTATTAGTTACAATATGTTCAGATGGACAACGAGCTTGAGTTGACCTTTGATTCATGTTGGTTCATTCTAGATTGGTTTTACTAGTTCATACTCAAGATTTACTAGATATGTAGATTACTAAAGCAGTTGTTCTTCAGAGTTCTTTAAAAAAATGTAACAAACCAAATAAATGTAAAATTGTTGACAACATGTGATGGTTCCTAtcctaatataaatttttgatgAAACAATGGTCGGGAGAGATCTATATAACcagcccaaatagttgggatcttAAGGTGTCTTGTTGTTACTAATCTAGGAAGCATGTCACAGCGAGAATTTTCGTTGGTTCAATCACTTTAGATATGGAGGGTTTTGCTGGTGGTCATTTTATTGGTGTTTTTGAAGCAGTGCACTCTATGCTTACTAGAACGGGTTTTGCAGATATAACTTTTTCCCTCATTCTATCACTCTGTCCATATATCTGTGATTTTGTTATGGTAAggtaaaataaatttgaatattttttagttTAGCAATTGGTGTTTAACTTGTGATAAAATAATAAGGAAAAATGTTCCCCGTTCAGCAACGACGCCATCATTAGTGCTACAATATAATGGTGTTTTTGAAGCAGTGGTAATTTTATTGGTGTTTTTGAAGCAGTGCACTCTATGCTTACTAGAACGGGTTTTGCAGATATTACTTTTTCCCTCATTCTATCACTCTGTCTATATATTGGTGATTTTGTTATGGTAAGGTAACAgaaatttgaatttttttagtTTAGCTATTGGTATTTAGCTTGTGATGAAATAATAAGGAAAAATGTTCCCCATCAGCACTGACGCCCTCTTTAGTGCTACAATATAATGGACAATACATAGGAAGCCTTTGGCTTCATTTAAATGTACAACGAACTATTTAATATATCAAACAGCAAGGTGCAGGCCTAAAACACATGACGCCCTCTTTAGTGCTACAATATAATGGACAATACATAGGAAGCCTTTGGCTCCATTTAAATGTACAACAAACTATTTAATATATCAAACAGAAAGGTGCAGGCCTAAAACATTTTAACAAAAGGTTGACACCATGTTTCTCTGATTTATCTGGTTGCTACATGAGAGATACAGGCTTGAGCGTGTGCTGACTGTCCATGGTATGTTTGGAAAAGAAAACACAATGATACTTGATACTTTTAACAGTTTGTCTTCATAGTTGAAGATTCTCTAATTGGTTTCTATATCTACTACTCCcggtttatgatatatatatatatatatatatatatatatatatatatatatatatatatatatatatatatatatatatatatatatatatatatatgtctattttTTCTAGAAATTTGTTTCTCTAATTGTTTGATCTTCATACTGCTGCAGGCAATTACGGCTACAGGGACAAGGAAGAATGACTTAATTTTTGGTGAGATCCAGTCCCAGATTAAGAACAAGAATGTCACCTTTGATGTGAAAACAAACTCAGATTCAAATGTAGGCCTTCTTTCCTTTCCTTGGTGAATTAGCTTTTAGTTAGTGTTTGAAGCCTAAGGCTTATACATGTAATAGTCCCTTAAATCTTTGAGTTCAATATCAATTCGTTAATAGGTTTTGTTCAATTGTTGGAAATGTTGGCAATGGTGCATTCAGTTTCTTATGCTTATTAAGCACATGTTAAAGGCACCTATGGAAATAACATTGACCATTACTCTTAATGAGCAGATTTTTGTTTACTGTATTATTCTTATATTTTGCATCTCATTTATAGTAGATTCTTCTTTCAAATATCCAACGGTTTTTTTGTTCTCTAGCCATTGATCTGAAGTTCAATAATATTGCATCAATCTTTACAATCTACAACAGATTGTTGAAAACTTGAAATTACAATTTAAAATTGTGTTTCAAATGCATTGATATGAAGTTGGGATGATTGGTTATACTAATAGGAGGGTTTGGATCTTTTCCTGCATGTAAAGAATCATTGGGGCCTTAAAATTCAAGGCGGGACTAGAGTTGAGAACTTAATATAGGAGAACTAAAATGGGGCATCATTagcattttttttacattttaataatggCTTTTAGGAGGTAAAAAGTGCTAAATCTTTAAACAAACTATTTTGTTATTCTTTGAGATTAATACTTCTAGTTCATGGAAGGACCTATGTGCACTATGACTAAGATTTTAGCGATACATATGCTAATATGAATATTTGGATGGATTTAGTGGATCCATGTGCTTCAGTCACTAATATGTAAAACATCTTTGTCTATTGTCATATCACTATAAATAGTgctattttgcttttctttgagaTTATTACTTCTAGTTCATGGAAGGACGTAAGTGCACAATGTCTAAGATTTTAGCGATACATGCGCTAATATGAATATTTGGATGGATTTAGTGGACAGTTCCATGTGCTTCAGTCACTAATATGTAAAACATCTTTGTCTATTGTCATATCATTATAAATAGTGTTATGTTGCATGGTTCCATGATTTACTGACAACTGCAGTTTTATttataagataattttaataaaatacatGATGCAACCAAGTCAATGATAATCAAACACATGGTTTGCTATTATCCTGGAAAAGTCATTTGTAGTTCTGGATGGTACTAATCTATTTTTGAGTCAATTGCATTTAGTGCATATCTGCCAGGAGACAATGTACTGATTCCTTGTACATACAAATTCTTTCTGCTTCCAGATGGTGATAAAAACATTTTTTGTGGTATTTGCTAGGTTACAACTACAGTTACTGTTGATGAACTTGCCACCCCAGGATTGAAGACAATTTTCAGTTTTGTTATTCCAGACCAGAGGTCTGGCAAGGTATGTAAAAGTATTCAGTTTTTGTCCGGGAAGATATGTCAGTATAGTTATATTTTTTAGCTAAATTGTTTTATTTACTAACATGTTACCATGTTTGCAGGTTGAGCTTCAGTACTTGCATGACTATGCAGGGGTTAATGCTAGTTTTGGATTGACTGCCAATCCTGTGGTTAACCTTTCTGGCGTGGTTGGATCTAAGAACATCTCAGTTGGTGCTGATGTAGCATTTGATACTGCAACTGGTAATTTTATCAAGTACAATGCTGGTTTGAGCATCACT
Proteins encoded:
- the LOC103992680 gene encoding mitochondrial outer membrane protein porin 1; the protein is MGPGLYSEIGKKARDLLYRDYQTDHKFTVTTCTSNGVAITATGTRKNDLIFGEIQSQIKNKNVTFDVKTNSDSNVTTTVTVDELATPGLKTIFSFVIPDQRSGKVELQYLHDYAGVNASFGLTANPVVNLSGVVGSKNISVGADVAFDTATGNFIKYNAGLSITNADLIASLTLNNKGDSLSASYYHLVNPLSSTAVGAELNHSFSSNENTLTFGTQHALDPLTTAKARFNNYGKASALIQHEWKPKSFLTISGEVDTKAIENSSKIGLSLVLRP